The genomic stretch TTGGCGACTGTGCAGTttattatgtttattttcttaaatattaTCTGTTTGCTTGCAGAAATTAATCAACAAAACTTCATCTACGAGGATGTTCTAGCCGACATAACtctatcaaaatttaaaagacaaaacaaaaagaaatttttatTGCGTTTacataaacacaaataaaaaaattctcattttcagGTCGACAGATGACACTTCATCTCCTTTGTCTGTTTTATCAACTtcccaaattaataaaaatttggttGCAATATTACTACTCTAAATTACTAGGAATTTGAATATGCAACACAGTGGgtttgaagagaaaaaaaaacattacaaCATATTGTATGCATCAAATATATATCTAGGAAAATCTAAAATACGTCTTAGCTAGATTACTAAGTATAGAAATATATGCATCTACCCTTTTaaggaaatgaaagaaaaaagaagcatATCAACCTTAGGGTTTGAATTCTCTAATCTAGGAAgggttgtgattttcacacacccttaactacttttcccacaccctttcctattttttaatacttaattggtaTCCTACTATTTAATCATCCATATATACCCTTCCTACTTTTTTATGGTAATTAATGAAAGATTAAATAGGGAGGGGTATATATGGAGGGTTAAATAGTAAGATacaaattaagtattaaaaaatatggagaagtgtgggaaaagtagttaagggtgtgtgaaaatcacaacccATCTGGGAAGTGTCTTGAATATGCTCAAATCGTATGACAAACGTACGGTAGAGTGAGTGCTCAAGTCTACTTGTTGTATATAACTATATGTCATTTTCTCTCATAGCATGGTAACATAAATTTTCTCGCATCACAAATAGTTGGAATACAACTCTAATGAATGCCCTTATCATAAATAAGATTGCAAGTCAAGGAAATTGAACTAATGAATTGTAGGAATTCGACGTGAAAAATTGAGTGTCAGCTGTCGACTACCTGACACCCTCTCCCACTTCCTTTATCCAAGCTTGGAACAGACAGCATAAGTTAACTTACACAAGTGGAGAGacaaaaattttactttttgtacTAACATGAAAGCGAAATGAATCAGACTATGGgttgttctttttttattttattttattttaacttttttttaactttttgatcAGATAAGGATAATACAAAGGTAAACTGGTCATTTTACCCACTGAGCACTGCCGTGCTACCTCTTTATATCTCAGCAAATTTGGATTGGATTACAAGAAAATTATCACAAacaataattattaattttacaAGAACAAGCAAAAGTTTCAACTTTATatatactactacaaaaaacactttgctcAACGAAATAAGATTTGTTGTGCAAAGTCTGATTTTGTTGCTCAAAACCTTGCGAGGCGAAATTTTTGTCGTGCATGATTGATCGCGCAAAGCTCGTTACGATTGCACgacgaaaataaatatttgccTTTGCGGGTCAAAATATTTCATCGCGtaaagtttttggttttttattttttatttaattaaattaatttaatattttacgCGATGAAATCAATTGTTTGAAAGACGAAATATTTTGTTGTGCAaggtattttatttttgttttattatttctcttattttaatttaattatagtaATTGTTTGTGCGACGAAATATTTGGTAGCGTAAGATTTTTCGCATTTTacgtttttaatttaatttaattgtatccttattttttttaattactttaatttaaattgaccatattcaaaataaaattacatatgaaaaatagtgatcaaattatccataatatatattatattaaaaatgtacacataaattaacaaagtacaataataaaatcctaatacaagtctAATGTGGTGGTAGTGGCAGTGGATATGGTCCGATAACGTCTTAGTCCTCAACTTTCGTCGTCAAAGTCTCGACGATTCcctacaaacaaaacaaacatggtcaaataacaaaaaaacaacataaaataataccaaaaaatgGGCATAATCTCCCCTAAAATTGGCATACCCCAAACTCCACCCCACACCAAACCCAATTAATTAACTCCAAaaacacatattaatgaaagaaaaaatttgGGGAGAAAATACCTTTTTggcaagattgagagtgagtgagaatgagagaaatgagtgagtgtgagagagtTATAAGAGAtagtgagagagtgagagatgagagagagtgagagtgagatagagaagagagagtgagtgagagtgagagatagagaagagagattaagtgagaggagtgagtgtgagagagagggtCGAATTTagggagagggaaagagataagaggtaagagaatagagaaagacattgagaaaattgtggagtagttattttggttttaaaaaccgTATCACTTTGCATGACAAAATATTGGTCGCgtaaagtcttaaaaaaaatttctcgtgcCCCATTTTTGGCGCCCACccaaatttttagggttttgtgcGACTAAGTGTTAGTCATGCAAAGTTTTGTGCAACGAAGGATTCGTCACTcgcaaagtcttaaaaaaaattcccacATCCCATTTTTGACGCTCACCCAAATTTTAGgattttgtgcgacgaaatatATGTTTGCCGcgcaaaattaaatttttttttttttttttataaataataaaaaagaaaataattttattttacaatttaaaatataaataaattaaaataaatagggTTTAGATGACCAAGTGATTcgtctcacaaaaaaaaataatttagtttaacaatataaaattaaataaaaaacaagtaaatagGGTTTAAGCGACGAAATATTgttattcgtcgcgcaaagttttaaaaaaataataaaaacttatgaaaataactatattttaaaacttataatataaaattaaataaataaattggtttaggcgacgaaatatttggattttgttgcgcaaaggtttttaaaaaataatttttttatttttgttaagactttgcgcgacaaagttcaaaatttcgttgcgcaaagtaATTTTGAGCGAAGATGTTTGTTTCATTGCACAAAATTGTCTTTTACTTACGCGACGAAGTTTAAAATTTCATCACACAAAGTGATTATGCATGACGATGTGCGTTTCATTGCGCAAGGGGTTTTTTTTACTAGTGTTACTAGGTAATGGCCGTACAACTCTGTCGTTTGTTTAATTGCTCAGAAAATGTGTGTCCGTTTCATACTCCTTCGCTTCATTTTCTGTCTGGGTAccgagaaaacaaagaaagccgAAAAGGGTTATGTATATATGAACTCTTAGGCGTTATGCTCTTATCTCTTTTATGCATGGATATTGTTTTCATCATTCGAATGTTAGATCTGTGCTTTAATGCTTCATATTTTGTTGTGATCTCAgtcttgtatttataattttggAAAAATTCAGGATCTCTGTACTGAAAAATGGGTCAAGCACATGTCTGTGTTAAAGTGAAGCAGTCAAAAGTTGCTGTGAGGGAACAATTTGGGAAGTTTGATGGTGTGCTTGAACCAGGATTCCGTTGCATGCGTATCGTGTTTCGGGTACAAGGTAGGTGGTGAGCTCTCACTGCGCGTGCCGTGCGACAACTTAAAGTTCAATGCGAAACCAAGACCAAGGTTTTCAGCTTCCCTAGGCTTCCTTTATTTCACATTCCCTGAATGATCTGTTGTGAAATCCTTTGGTTTTCAGCTTCCCTAGGTTTTTCAGCTTCCTATAATTTATATTATACTAAGCCACTAACATGTATAATATAATATAGATAAAAGCATTAAAAAAAGCATTGAAATTATAACTTAGAGAACAAAAGGAAGGGAGCATGTGGAAAGCATAGAAAGCATGAAATTATATCATATATAATTTGTATAACGTAAGGAAAGCATCAGGAAAGCACAGGAAGAAAAGCATCAGTTACCCAGCTCTCGGTACCAGCTGCAGTTGCAGTCGATGGTCAAAGGTGAAGGTCTCCCAGTGGCAGTCTGATTTCTGAGGTTCGAGTGAAGAAAAAAAGGTAGATCCAAATTTTATACAAGGATCAATTTTTTGGTCAATTATCACGATTAAATCATCGCGATTCTCTCCAGATTTAGTGCCATTAtctatgattttttatttattattattattttattttttttttgtgattatcCTCTGaatttagtgtcaaagtatttGGAAAGTACTGCATCCGGACAATCAGATACACGTATCCCATGTATCCCCACGTGTTAGATATGGGATACGGGGGGTAAACCACTGTGTCCATGCATCGTAGCATCTCATAAGTTGGTGACCGTGTGCGATTTATTGtgtttattttctcaaaaattaTCTGTTTGCAGAAATTAGATGGAAAAATTAAGTGATTTTGCAACAATAGCATTGCAAATTTTGTGTTAAAACACGAAAGTTTGAACGAAGAAGAACCATGACTTATATTCTAATTGATTGATTTCGTTACATAAAGAATCCAAACCATAATCTCATAAAAAGTTGTTGCAGAGGAAATTAACCAACAAAACTTCATCTACCAGGATGTAGGCTGATTACCACTACGTAAACATACCATAAATTGCATCAACTTTTCCGAATTAATAAAGGTAACTTACAATATTACTACTTTAACTTACGAGGAATTTGAACCTGAAACCAATGAGTTGaacatagaaaaaataaaaaacattgcaACATGTATGCATCAAATatctaagaaaataaaaaaatgcgtCTTAGATTACTAAATATAGAAACATATGCATCTACGCTttcaaggaaaaaagaaaagaaaaaaagaaacacatCATCTAAGGTGTATAAATTACTAGATTACATTACATCAACCTTGTACTAGGGTTACAATGCAACCTAGACAATCTAAGCAACAAGTATGTGATGGCAACCAGAGTTTGTCCAAGAGAACCTACCTGTGTGGGACGCCATTGATGTAGGCACGAGATCGTTTTCTACTTCCACTACTCAATAATTCCTTTACTGTATGAATAGGTTTCAATGATTTTAAGGAGTTCAACAAGTGGAAGCTAGCAGGGACTAAACctcaaatatatacacacacacacacacacatgtatgtatttatatatatatatatatgtgtatgtatgtatgtatgtatgtatgtatatagctAGGGTTCCTACACCGCCGACCTATTAACAGCTGTGTACAACCCTATCAACTTTAACTATAATTGAGTCCTATCATGATTCGATATCTTTGCATTGAATCTTAATAAGGATTCCTATAAGTTAGTTGCATAGAGTTAAGACTCCATGATTCTCATGAAATCAAGATTTCTAGATCACGTGTATCTCAAGCAATCCGTATAATGAGTTGCTTGTAATCCAAGTAATCCAATTCATCACACATTGTCATTCACTGGAActttacattctcccacttgaatgTCAATGAAGATGTCCTAATATAATGAGAACTCATGGGGATCATCGAGTCATCAATATTTTGCGATTAACTTTTCTAGCAACGGGTCACTTTGAATCGAATGCAGCAGAAAACAAAGAACACATCGGGGCACTCTAGGATTGCATCCACATCCAACTTAAAGCACTATGTTACTATCAAAGTCATGATATCAAGAGTTAGTAAGCAAAATGCCAGCTCACCATAAAAAAACTGAGATTGTCATCTGTACAAAAATTTATTAAGATGAAATATGAGTGGTTATTGAATCAAACGTATAAGTTGATAGTACCAAAATAATTCAAACGTTGACTGATAAACCAAGCAAACTTGAACATGGTTGTTCCAGTGAACTGAGTGCTTACTTGCACTCATTAACTGAATCAAAAGTTTCTCTAACACCCATATTGAAAATGTGCTTCTTGAAATCTCCCACTAGTAGAGCCTTTGTCATGTGGGATCAGCTACCATAAGATCTATGCCTATGTGCTGAATATCACTAGTTCCCTTCTTGACTTCATCTATCACCTTCAAGTATTTCATATCCATTAACCTGCTTGCCAACAATCTCTTATTGTTCTTCGTGGAGAACACCTTCAAGTCTACTTGTTGTATATAATTGTGTATCCATTTCTCTCATCACATTGTAAAGGAAACCGAATTAACGAAATGGACAAAAATTGTACTCTTCCTTTTTATACTAACATGAAAGCAAAATGAAGCAGACTAAGTGAtttttttgactttttaatCAGATAAGGATACTATACAAGGGAAAACTGGTCATTTACCCACTGAGCTCTGCGCTGCTAGCTCTTTATATCTCAGCAAATTTGGCTTGGATACAAGAAATTTATCACAAACAATAACTTTACAAGAATCAGCAGCAGTTTCAACTTTACAAGGTAAAGGCCTTAAAACTCTGTCCCTTGTTTGGTTGCTCAGAAAATGTGAGTCTGTTTCATACTCTTTCGCTTTATTTTCGGTTTGGGTgccaagaaaacaaagaaagccaAAAAGGGTTATGTATGAACTCTTAGGCATTatgctcttttttctttcatacataaatacaattcaaagttaGATCTGTGCTTTAATGCTTCATATTTTGTTGTGATCTCAttcttgtatttataattttggAAAAATTCAGGATTTGTGTACTGAAAAATGGGTCAATCACTCGGTTGTGTTCAAGTGAAGCAGTCAAATGTTGCTGTGAGGGAACAATTTGGGAAGTTTGATGGTGTGCTTGAACCAGGATTGCATTGCATGCCCTGGTGTTTCGGGTACAAGGTAGCTGGTGAGCTCTCACTGCGCGTGCGACAACTTCAAGTTCATTGCGAAAGCAAGACCAAGGTTTTCAGCTTCTGTAGTCTTTCTTTATTTCACGCACATTCCCTGAATGATCTGTTGTGAAATCCATAGTTTTTGTGTCAGGCTATAATAAGTGGTATTATCtccgaaatttttttttgccatgTGAGTTAATTGCTTTTTTTCAGGATAATATGTTTGTGAAAGTGGTTGCATCGATTCACTATCGCCCCTTTCCAGACAAGATACCGGATGCTTTCTACAAGCTCTTGAATGCCGACTCACAGATTCGGGCTTATGTGTTTGATGGTAAGACTTGCAGAAAGTGATTGATAGAGATTGTTGCTTGTATAGATTGGAAGCTAATATTTTGGTACTCTTCAGTTATTAGGGAAACTGTGCCGAAATTGGAGCTTGATACCGTCTTTGAGCAGAAAAGTGACATAGCAAAAGCTGTTCAAAAGGAACTTGCAAAGGTGACAGTATCATATGAACTAAACTAATTAGAAGGGTTATATCTTGCATAACTTTCGCTGAGAACCGATAAAAAAtgtaacccttttttttttttttttgacattttcGTTACAGGCTATGTATGATTATGGTTTTGAAATAGTCCAGACCCTGATTGTGGATATTGCACCACATATTGTAGTGATGAATGCGATGCATGAGATCAATGCAGGtaaatttcacaaaacaaatgTCACTCACTTGTTTTGAAAATTTCAGTTTGTGATTAATTGCTTATTCTATCTGTTATTTTTCTATCTGACACAACAGCTGCAAGGAAGAGACTGGTGGCGGAAGAGAAgggggaagaagagaaaatccTGAAGATCAAGCGAGCGGAAGGAGAGGCAGAGTCCAGGCACTTGGTAGGGCTCGGCATAGCGCGCCAGAGCCAGGCCATTATTGGAGGGCTGAAGGACAGCGTGCTCGACTGTTTTACAGAGATTATGCTAAAGAGGGGATAAAAGCTTCAAATGGACAAGTATATCTGCAATGCTTGACTGCTTAAATTATTCATCGAAGACTAATTATCAACTCTACCAGTTCTAAAGTTTTAATAGTTGGTGTGTCAAATGCTAATTATTATGTTAATTCTCTTAAATCTTATCTGTTTTCAGACATCAGATGTAAAAAAACGAAgtcctttggatcaacagcattGCAATATATGGGTTGAAACTGTTTTTACACTTCCTTGAAATGCAGCAACTATATTCTCCGCAGGTATAAACTAAGTTTCGAATTCAAAATCGAAAGCAACAAAGAACTTTTTCCTAATAAATCAGCTAAATACCTGCCAATCTAGTAAATAATCAACAACATTTTCGCCGAATTTTATAGGTTGTGTTGAGATTTATTAATTGGATTGATTATGTTACGTTTGGAGGTTGGATAATGTGAAGATTTTTGAGTttagatgagagaaagaagcgCTGGTCACGAAGAGTGTTCAACCCAAGTGCGccaatataatcaaattgtatgATAAATTTACGGCATAAGCATTCGAGTCTATAAGTTATATACAATAATGCATATATTATGATCACGTGACATGACAAAATTTTCTCCTAAAGCAAATAGTTGACCACAACTCTATGGAAGCCTTATCACTTGGTAAGTAAAAAATTACAACACATTTAAAGGAACTTAATCACATTATACAAAGTCACATGAAAAATTGCaagtaaagaaaattaattaatgtaaatGACCAAATTATGCTTTTTCCTTTAATACTAGCACGAAGGCGAAATGGAAGAGGGTAATTTTGACTTTTTGATCATAGAAGGGTCGAATCCAAGGGCATACTGGTCATTTACCAACTGATCAGCTTTGGTAATCCTTTTATATCTCACAAATTTTGGCTTGGATTACAAGAAATAATTCACAAACAATTTTACAAAAACCAGCAGCAATTTTAGCTTTAAAAGGTAAAGTCCGTACAACTATGTCTCTCGTTTGTTGCTCAGAAAATATGCGTTCGTTTCGTACTCTTTCgctttattttctgtttgggtGCCGAGAAAACAATACAACTGGAGTTCAACTGATTTCTTTTCTTTAGATCTATGCCTTATTGATTCATATACAACTTTTGTTACTAGTTTAAGCACTGAAGAATGGGTCAAGCACTTGGTTGTGTTCAAGTGAAGCAGTCAAAAGTTGCCGTGAGGGTGCATTTTGGGAAATTTGATGATGTGCTTGAACCAGGATG from Pyrus communis chromosome 7, drPyrComm1.1, whole genome shotgun sequence encodes the following:
- the LOC137740879 gene encoding hypersensitive-induced response protein 2-like; the encoded protein is MGQSLGCVQVKQSNVAVREQFGKFDGVLEPGLHCMPWCFGYKVAGELSLRVRQLQVHCESKTKDNMFVKVVASIHYRPFPDKIPDAFYKLLNADSQIRAYVFDVIRETVPKLELDTVFEQKSDIAKAVQKELAKAMYDYGFEIVQTLIVDIAPHIVVMNAMHEINAAARKRLVAEEKGEEEKILKIKRAEGEAESRHLVGLGIARQSQAIIGGLKDSVLDCFTEIMLKRG